In a single window of the Terrirubrum flagellatum genome:
- a CDS encoding DUF883 C-terminal domain-containing protein, whose product MSKATTGKRLNDDIDDVADKFDAAKDAARDAADTAIETVGGVAANINSKLKSVGVDTSVMTDAAKDQMTDLQKMLSDELKARPFRSLAIAAGVGLLFGLLANR is encoded by the coding sequence ATGTCGAAGGCGACTACCGGAAAGCGTCTGAACGACGACATCGACGATGTCGCTGACAAGTTCGACGCGGCCAAAGACGCTGCGCGCGACGCGGCTGACACTGCAATCGAGACCGTCGGCGGCGTGGCGGCGAATATCAACAGCAAGCTTAAATCCGTCGGCGTCGACACGAGCGTCATGACGGACGCCGCGAAGGATCAGATGACCGATCTGCAGAAGATGTTGAGCGACGAATTGAAGGCGCGGCCATTCCGATCGCTCGCGATCGCGGCCGGCGTCGGACTTCTGTTCGGGCTTCTCGCGAACCGGTGA